The following are encoded in a window of Paenibacillus polymyxa genomic DNA:
- a CDS encoding L-lactate dehydrogenase, with product MKGKARKVAIVGAGMVGSSCAYSMVNQSICDEIMMIDRTYDRALAHALDLSHCMDFTSTRTKVRAGTYADCTDMDVVIITAGANPKPGQDRLSVLDNAVLITREIVTAIMEGGFDGIFVIAANPVDIVTYMVQSISGLPRNKVIGTGTSIDSSRLKTLLSEVFSIDPRSVQGYALGEHGESQFVAWSHVTIGGKPLLHILRQHKERFSHVDLDDIARKTRDAGWEIFTRKGATYFGIANALAYITRSILNDDGKIIAVSAVLDGEYGHTDVCTGVPAIIGSRGIQEVIELELSPEEQAKFDASCHLISNNIRAISGLV from the coding sequence ATGAAGGGGAAGGCAAGGAAAGTAGCTATTGTCGGCGCGGGAATGGTCGGTTCGAGCTGTGCCTACTCAATGGTTAATCAGTCCATTTGTGATGAGATCATGATGATTGACCGCACGTATGATCGGGCTTTGGCCCATGCACTAGATCTGTCCCATTGTATGGATTTTACGTCCACACGTACCAAGGTGCGTGCCGGCACGTATGCAGACTGCACGGATATGGACGTTGTGATTATAACGGCTGGAGCCAACCCTAAACCGGGTCAAGACCGCCTATCTGTGCTGGACAACGCAGTGCTTATTACCAGAGAGATTGTAACAGCGATTATGGAGGGTGGCTTCGACGGTATATTCGTCATTGCCGCTAATCCTGTCGACATTGTAACGTATATGGTACAAAGTATATCCGGTCTGCCGCGCAACAAGGTGATCGGCACGGGCACCTCCATTGACTCATCCCGACTTAAGACGTTGCTTTCCGAAGTGTTTTCCATAGATCCGCGCAGCGTGCAAGGGTATGCTCTTGGGGAGCATGGTGAATCCCAATTCGTTGCCTGGTCACACGTCACGATTGGCGGCAAGCCGCTCTTGCACATTTTGCGTCAGCATAAGGAACGATTCAGCCACGTCGATCTGGACGACATTGCCCGTAAAACTCGGGATGCAGGCTGGGAGATCTTCACCCGCAAAGGCGCCACTTATTTTGGTATTGCCAATGCGCTGGCGTACATTACCCGTTCCATTTTAAATGATGATGGTAAAATTATAGCGGTCTCTGCTGTATTGGACGGCGAGTACGGGCACACCGATGTCTGCACGGGCGTTCCGGCGATTATCGGCAGCAGAGGAATCCAAGAGGTCATCGAGCTAGAGCTAAGTCCGGAAGAACAAGCGAAGTTCGACGCCTCTTGCCACCTTATCAGCAATAATATCCGTGCCATTTCAGGCTTAGTGTAA
- a CDS encoding ABC transporter permease: protein MMLRALTADLLKARRKGIWFLVFLGPLGLVAMQGLNFGLRYDYLIPRYKGRLWESLMDNIAIFVPLALVLGATMVASMLANVEHSSNSWKQLLALPISKFSVYMAKLTLAIGMLCVSCLLLTVGTWVLGMILGFGGEPAPVGELLRLGFWPLGGTLPMLVLLLWLTVTFHNQALPVTLGITLGIGSLFASQLSEWFPLAWPQFAWVAPQAWMFASVGCGTGILLSLLTAAHFSRKDVA, encoded by the coding sequence ATGATGCTGCGAGCGCTCACGGCGGATCTGCTCAAAGCACGCAGAAAGGGAATCTGGTTCTTGGTGTTTCTCGGTCCTCTAGGGCTGGTAGCGATGCAGGGACTGAACTTTGGACTCCGCTATGACTATCTGATTCCGCGATACAAGGGGCGCTTATGGGAAAGCTTAATGGATAACATCGCTATTTTTGTCCCCCTTGCGCTGGTATTAGGAGCTACGATGGTCGCTTCCATGCTGGCGAATGTGGAACATTCGTCTAACTCTTGGAAGCAGCTGCTGGCTTTGCCTATTTCCAAATTTAGTGTTTATATGGCCAAGCTGACGCTAGCGATCGGGATGCTGTGCGTGTCCTGTCTACTCCTGACGGTCGGGACTTGGGTGTTGGGAATGATTCTTGGCTTTGGGGGAGAGCCTGCACCCGTAGGGGAACTGCTACGACTCGGGTTTTGGCCCTTGGGCGGCACGCTGCCTATGCTCGTATTATTGTTGTGGTTAACGGTCACGTTCCATAATCAGGCGCTGCCTGTAACACTGGGCATTACGTTAGGCATCGGCAGCTTGTTTGCTTCACAGCTGTCCGAATGGTTTCCGTTGGCCTGGCCGCAATTCGCATGGGTTGCACCTCAAGCATGGATGTTTGCGTCCGTCGGGTGCGGAACGGGCATACTCCTCAGCCTGCTGACAGCGGCCCATTTTAGCCGAAAGGATGTGGCGTAA
- a CDS encoding ABC transporter permease, translating to MFGGYIRLLSVERMKMAKSPVWLLALVSPAIAVLIGLLANPGGNWLLLLTAMLTLHAMLFMPMLTAVFGSLVCRFEHGGGGWKQLMSLPLSRTSLYAAKLTIIMALVGLTQLLFGGALLGVGAVQDMNGPIPWAVIAQSLLAGWVACLPLAALQLMVSFLWSSFAAPLALNFVFTVPNILVANSQTYGPYYPWTQPLLAMMPSGRDNFGAFMVPTDTLLTVIIGSFVVFTLAGLTVFRYKEI from the coding sequence ATGTTCGGAGGATATATACGGCTGCTTTCTGTTGAACGTATGAAAATGGCCAAATCGCCCGTTTGGCTGCTTGCGCTCGTCAGCCCGGCGATTGCCGTCTTGATTGGCTTGCTGGCGAATCCGGGAGGGAACTGGCTGTTGCTGTTGACTGCCATGCTTACATTACATGCCATGCTGTTCATGCCGATGCTGACCGCCGTATTTGGATCTCTAGTCTGCCGATTCGAGCATGGGGGCGGCGGTTGGAAGCAACTCATGTCATTGCCATTGTCCCGCACCAGTCTGTATGCGGCCAAGTTGACCATCATTATGGCCTTGGTCGGATTGACTCAGTTACTGTTTGGAGGAGCGCTGCTGGGTGTTGGAGCTGTGCAGGACATGAACGGACCAATCCCTTGGGCCGTGATCGCTCAAAGTTTGCTCGCAGGCTGGGTAGCCTGCCTGCCGCTGGCTGCGTTGCAGTTGATGGTGTCCTTCTTGTGGTCCAGCTTTGCCGCACCGCTTGCGTTGAATTTCGTCTTCACCGTGCCGAATATTCTGGTCGCCAATTCTCAAACCTACGGTCCGTACTATCCATGGACACAGCCTTTATTGGCGATGATGCCGAGTGGAAGAGACAACTTCGGGGCGTTCATGGTGCCAACTGACACACTGTTGACGGTTATAATAGGTAGCTTTGTCGTATTTACGTTGGCGGGACTGACCGTATTTCGTTATAAAGAGATATAG
- a CDS encoding ABC transporter ATP-binding protein, translating to MNEYIIETNSLSKIYKGRAAVNQLDLKIARGDIYGFLGPNGAGKTTTIRMLLGLIRPTRGTIRIFGKDIRRHKLDILRKVGSLVEYPSYYGHLNAIENLEAIRRILNVPKQNIAEVLEVVRLTKHAKRPVKGYSLGMKQRLGIAAALLGNPEVLILDEPTNGLDPEGIQEMRTLIQAMPEQRGITVLVSSHLLSEVEHMANTVGIIREGELVFQNTIHNLRQESAGGIRIVVSEPEAAQLIAREQGYHSVKDGLALDFENMNDAAVALLVRRLVENTHAVYRVEERRKSLEDMFMQVVGKGGASL from the coding sequence TTGAACGAATACATTATTGAAACGAACAGTCTCAGCAAAATATACAAAGGCCGCGCGGCGGTTAATCAGCTGGACCTGAAAATAGCTCGAGGAGATATTTACGGATTTCTGGGTCCGAATGGAGCGGGAAAAACGACAACAATCCGCATGCTGCTTGGACTTATTCGACCAACTCGAGGAACGATCCGTATATTCGGCAAAGATATTCGCAGACATAAGCTCGATATTTTGCGTAAAGTCGGCTCGTTGGTGGAGTATCCTTCGTATTATGGTCATTTGAACGCAATTGAAAATCTGGAGGCCATTCGCCGTATTTTGAATGTACCCAAGCAAAACATTGCGGAAGTATTAGAGGTCGTCCGACTGACCAAGCATGCCAAACGTCCAGTCAAAGGCTACTCGCTGGGCATGAAGCAGAGACTGGGTATTGCAGCAGCCCTGCTTGGGAATCCCGAAGTACTCATTTTGGATGAGCCTACGAATGGTTTGGACCCGGAGGGTATTCAGGAAATGCGCACATTGATTCAGGCGATGCCCGAGCAACGGGGGATCACCGTACTGGTATCCAGCCATCTGTTGAGTGAGGTAGAGCATATGGCGAATACCGTGGGTATTATCCGTGAAGGAGAGTTGGTCTTTCAAAACACGATTCATAATCTCCGTCAGGAATCCGCAGGCGGGATTCGGATCGTAGTGTCGGAACCGGAAGCAGCCCAGTTGATTGCGCGTGAGCAGGGCTACCATTCAGTGAAGGACGGATTGGCGCTGGATTTCGAGAACATGAATGATGCGGCTGTTGCGCTGTTGGTCAGAAGATTGGTCGAAAATACGCATGCCGTATACCGTGTGGAGGAACGCCGCAAATCGCTGGAGGATATGTTCATGCAGGTAGTGGGCAAAGGAGGGGCTTCCTTATGA
- a CDS encoding response regulator transcription factor, giving the protein MKTNVLYIEDDQDIGAWTHQYLEERNYAVTWLRSGDGAVEAARTCQLVILDVMLPGLDGFTMGKRLKKEYPELPILMLSARTSIDDKLQGLDFADDYVTKPFHPDELIARIEILLRRSGTVPEESLQLGHLSVFSPDNRIVNRDTGEEITLTGKQYHIFAYLLRHLGQIMTKEQMYEAVWGDPYIDGDKTLMVHIRHLREKLEIDPAAPRIIETIRGVGYRVKA; this is encoded by the coding sequence ATGAAAACAAATGTGCTATACATCGAAGATGACCAGGATATTGGTGCTTGGACGCATCAGTATTTGGAAGAGCGGAATTACGCTGTAACCTGGCTTCGCAGCGGGGATGGGGCTGTGGAAGCAGCCCGTACGTGCCAACTCGTGATTTTGGATGTGATGTTACCCGGTCTGGATGGATTCACCATGGGGAAGCGGCTCAAGAAAGAGTACCCGGAGCTTCCCATTCTCATGTTGTCTGCCCGTACATCCATTGACGATAAGCTGCAAGGACTGGATTTCGCCGACGATTATGTAACCAAACCCTTTCACCCGGACGAGCTCATAGCACGTATAGAGATTTTGCTGCGCCGATCGGGAACCGTGCCCGAAGAATCTTTACAACTGGGGCATCTCTCTGTGTTCTCTCCTGATAACCGTATTGTGAACCGTGATACCGGGGAGGAAATTACACTGACAGGCAAGCAATATCACATTTTTGCTTATTTGCTGCGGCATTTGGGCCAAATTATGACGAAAGAGCAAATGTATGAAGCGGTGTGGGGAGATCCATATATCGACGGAGACAAAACTTTAATGGTCCATATCCGACACCTTCGAGAAAAGCTGGAGATCGATCCTGCGGCACCCCGCATCATTGAGACGATCCGTGGTGTAGGATATCGGGTGAAAGCATAA
- the gntK gene encoding gluconokinase has product MTDTRYMIGVDIGTTSTKAVLFEENGNIAAQHHVGYPLHTPEPDAAEQDPEDIFKAVVTTVQEVMKQSGVSAEHVLFVSFSSAMHSVLAVDKNGKPLTASITWADNRSAKWAEALKHEYNGHDIYLRTGTPIHPMSPLTKLMWITRDLPDVATQTYKFISIKEYIFARLFHQYVVDHSIASATGLMNLQQLDWDEEALHLAGVTKEQLSELVPTTHVLKGLDETYAHDMGLLKTTPFVIGASDGVLSNLGVNAIKPGVVAVTIGTSGAIRTVVDKPLTDAKGRFFCYALTEKLWVIGGPVNNGGIVFRWIRDEFAASEVETAKRLGLDPYHVLTQIAEQVRPGSDGLLFLPYLSGERAPLWDPNARGSFFGLSLRHKKEHMIRAALEGVLFNLYTVMLAMEEVIDRPSVIHATGGFARSELWRQLMADIFDQEVIIPESLESSCLGAAILGLYALGRIDSLDAVSGMIGTTHQHKPVAEHVDIYRDLLPIYIRISRKFEEEFKDIAEFQAKSLQSLN; this is encoded by the coding sequence ATGACAGACACCCGATATATGATCGGCGTCGATATCGGTACGACCAGTACCAAAGCGGTGCTTTTCGAAGAAAACGGCAATATTGCCGCCCAGCACCATGTGGGCTATCCGCTCCATACACCTGAGCCGGATGCGGCAGAACAGGACCCGGAAGATATTTTCAAAGCTGTCGTGACGACGGTGCAAGAGGTCATGAAACAAAGCGGAGTGTCAGCCGAGCATGTGCTGTTCGTCTCCTTCAGTTCGGCCATGCACAGTGTACTGGCGGTGGATAAGAACGGCAAACCGCTGACCGCCTCCATCACTTGGGCAGATAACCGTAGCGCCAAATGGGCCGAAGCGCTCAAACATGAATACAACGGACACGATATTTATTTACGCACCGGAACGCCTATTCATCCCATGTCACCGCTAACGAAACTAATGTGGATTACGCGGGATTTACCGGATGTTGCGACCCAGACGTATAAATTCATTTCCATTAAGGAGTACATCTTTGCCCGGTTATTCCACCAATATGTCGTGGATCACTCGATCGCCTCCGCAACCGGACTTATGAATTTGCAGCAGCTGGACTGGGACGAGGAAGCGCTGCACCTTGCAGGTGTGACGAAGGAGCAGCTATCCGAGCTGGTGCCGACAACGCATGTGCTCAAAGGGCTGGATGAGACCTATGCGCATGACATGGGCCTACTGAAGACGACTCCTTTTGTGATCGGGGCCAGCGACGGTGTCTTGTCCAACCTCGGTGTGAATGCGATCAAACCTGGAGTTGTCGCTGTTACCATCGGCACCAGCGGAGCCATCCGTACCGTAGTTGATAAGCCGCTCACGGATGCCAAAGGGCGCTTTTTCTGTTACGCCTTGACCGAAAAGCTGTGGGTCATCGGCGGCCCGGTAAACAACGGAGGTATAGTCTTCCGCTGGATCCGGGATGAATTTGCAGCCTCCGAGGTGGAAACGGCCAAGCGACTGGGACTTGATCCATATCATGTGCTGACCCAAATTGCGGAACAGGTACGTCCTGGCTCCGACGGTCTGCTCTTTCTTCCGTACTTATCCGGTGAACGTGCGCCCCTGTGGGATCCGAATGCTCGTGGCTCCTTCTTCGGTCTGTCCCTGCGTCACAAAAAAGAGCATATGATTCGCGCCGCTCTGGAGGGTGTGCTGTTCAATTTGTATACCGTCATGCTCGCCATGGAAGAAGTCATCGACAGACCGTCAGTCATTCACGCCACTGGTGGATTTGCACGCTCGGAGCTATGGAGACAGCTTATGGCGGATATTTTCGATCAGGAAGTCATTATCCCCGAAAGTCTGGAAAGCTCATGTCTGGGCGCAGCTATTCTGGGCTTGTACGCACTGGGACGGATTGATTCGCTGGATGCTGTGTCCGGTATGATCGGTACCACTCACCAGCACAAACCTGTAGCAGAACACGTGGATATTTATCGCGATTTACTGCCGATTTATATTCGCATTTCACGTAAATTCGAAGAAGAATTCAAGGATATTGCGGAATTTCAGGCCAAGTCCCTACAATCTTTAAATTAG
- a CDS encoding MerR family transcriptional regulator gives MEESKSTTEAAKQLGIGASTLRKYAAALEEQGYVFQRSANQSRMFSAEDVECLKVMRRALREQHMTMEQAVQVVLERVTAPFQMEDEEFRLPPISDAESLTATWEEIMAAAEGREETVMQAQAAATVELTELQDEMNAQELSEEPMQLQAQEEFQTLEPTIEYRLEQAPVSVQTREYVEPQELAQMQDMVQTALLEMRSRLEELEAEHSRLVEKNISLSNQLEDQKRWMKEKVDEERDRQLITNLRTYQGRQRKSRVSLLSWLGLTPRRRREA, from the coding sequence ATGGAAGAAAGCAAATCGACGACGGAAGCAGCAAAACAGTTGGGAATCGGGGCGAGTACCCTTCGTAAATATGCAGCGGCGCTGGAGGAGCAGGGGTATGTGTTTCAGCGTTCCGCGAATCAATCGAGGATGTTCAGTGCTGAGGATGTTGAGTGCTTGAAGGTGATGCGGAGAGCGTTGCGTGAGCAGCATATGACGATGGAGCAGGCGGTTCAGGTGGTGCTTGAGAGAGTGACCGCTCCCTTTCAAATGGAGGATGAAGAATTCCGCTTGCCACCTATCTCGGATGCTGAGTCACTAACCGCAACCTGGGAAGAAATAATGGCGGCGGCTGAGGGCAGGGAAGAGACGGTCATGCAGGCGCAAGCAGCTGCTACGGTTGAACTAACAGAGTTACAGGATGAAATGAATGCTCAGGAACTGTCAGAGGAACCCATGCAGCTACAGGCGCAGGAAGAGTTCCAGACTTTGGAACCAACCATTGAGTATAGATTGGAGCAAGCACCTGTATCCGTACAAACGCGGGAGTACGTAGAGCCGCAAGAACTGGCGCAGATGCAGGACATGGTGCAAACCGCTTTGTTGGAAATGCGGAGCCGTTTGGAGGAGCTGGAAGCAGAGCACAGCCGTTTGGTGGAAAAGAATATCAGTCTGTCTAACCAACTGGAGGATCAAAAACGCTGGATGAAAGAAAAGGTTGACGAGGAACGAGACCGGCAGTTAATTACTAATTTGCGTACCTACCAGGGCAGGCAACGCAAATCGCGCGTTTCGTTGTTGTCCTGGCTTGGTCTGACACCGCGCAGACGCAGAGAGGCATAA
- a CDS encoding GntP family permease: MNTLLGLSHNASLLIWALVTVILLILLIAKFKWNPFVSLLLSSVFLGLVNGMPGHEVTASITKGLGSTLGSIAIVIGLGTMLGKMMAESGGAERIATTLMDRFGEKRVHWAMMIVGFIVGIPVFFEVGIILLIPILFTVARKMNMSLLKIGIPMLAGLSTVHGLLPPHPAPMIAIEAFNANIGRTIGYALIVGIPSAIIAGPVFGAWIGKRIMVRPSERLDEQFRNTTGRSLPPFWITLFTILLPVILMLSGSVAEIVDPANTHPLTVFFKFIGDEVMALLIAAVFSFFSLGYARGLKKEDLSRFTSECLAPTASIILIIGSGGAFKTVLIDSGVGQAIAAVATGAHMNVIVFAFLVAALIRVATGSATVAMTTGSGIVAPVLALTPGANVELVVLATGAGSLILSHVNDAGFWMIKEFFNMTVPQTLKSWTVMETILSLVAFGLIMLLSVLI; this comes from the coding sequence ATGAACACATTACTCGGCTTGAGCCATAACGCGTCCCTGCTCATATGGGCGCTAGTTACCGTCATTCTTTTGATTTTGCTGATTGCCAAATTCAAATGGAATCCCTTCGTTTCACTGCTGCTTTCGTCGGTATTTCTCGGACTGGTTAACGGGATGCCGGGACATGAAGTTACTGCCTCCATCACCAAGGGGCTCGGCAGTACGCTCGGCTCCATCGCCATCGTGATCGGTTTAGGCACCATGCTCGGTAAAATGATGGCAGAATCCGGCGGTGCCGAACGCATCGCGACCACACTGATGGATCGTTTTGGTGAAAAACGCGTTCATTGGGCGATGATGATTGTAGGCTTTATCGTGGGTATTCCCGTATTTTTTGAGGTTGGTATTATTTTATTAATTCCCATTCTGTTCACGGTTGCCCGCAAAATGAATATGTCTCTGCTGAAAATCGGTATTCCGATGCTGGCAGGACTATCGACGGTACACGGCCTTTTGCCACCCCACCCGGCTCCGATGATCGCGATTGAAGCCTTTAACGCCAATATTGGACGCACGATAGGATATGCACTCATCGTGGGCATCCCATCCGCCATTATTGCAGGCCCGGTCTTCGGTGCTTGGATTGGCAAAAGAATCATGGTCAGACCCTCCGAGAGGCTGGACGAGCAGTTCAGAAATACGACGGGACGGTCGCTGCCTCCTTTTTGGATTACTCTGTTCACCATTTTATTACCTGTTATTCTAATGCTTAGCGGATCAGTCGCTGAAATCGTAGACCCGGCCAATACACATCCGCTCACTGTATTTTTCAAATTCATTGGTGATGAGGTTATGGCATTGCTGATTGCGGCCGTGTTTTCTTTTTTCTCGCTTGGCTATGCACGTGGTCTAAAGAAAGAGGATTTGTCCCGTTTTACCAGTGAATGTCTGGCACCAACAGCCTCTATTATCTTAATTATCGGGAGCGGCGGTGCATTTAAAACGGTATTGATCGACAGCGGTGTAGGTCAGGCCATTGCAGCGGTCGCTACAGGAGCCCATATGAATGTGATTGTATTTGCTTTTCTGGTCGCTGCGCTCATTCGTGTAGCCACTGGATCAGCGACAGTCGCGATGACGACAGGCTCCGGTATTGTCGCACCTGTACTGGCACTTACACCCGGCGCGAATGTCGAACTGGTCGTCCTTGCTACAGGAGCAGGGTCGCTGATCTTGTCTCATGTGAATGACGCCGGTTTTTGGATGATTAAAGAGTTTTTCAATATGACGGTTCCGCAGACTCTAAAATCATGGACTGTTATGGAAACCATCCTCTCCCTGGTCGCTTTCGGTTTGATTATGCTGCTGAGTGTGTTAATTTAA
- a CDS encoding serine/threonine protein kinase, which translates to MFAWLRNAYESWMDYPKQPGDLLSGRYDVRSLLGMGSYGLTYLCLDRHSGQEVAVKMPRPSKRAKAVQLLRREAHIMRQMEHPYIPKLLEIVEHSNGIVVVMEYISGMTLEELIFEQERSFTEQECIVYILELMERVLHVHERGYIHRDIRIPNVLHREGKPYLIDFGLALALGERQEDVFTESMLEKRAPERQDVAVYSDLYDVGHLMLFMLYSSYEPQPDQPPASWQEELKLSSPVRHMLERLFQIRPRYENSRQFMQELEEALLLLEVNP; encoded by the coding sequence ATGTTTGCTTGGTTGCGGAACGCATATGAATCATGGATGGACTATCCGAAACAGCCTGGCGATTTACTGAGCGGACGTTATGATGTTCGTTCGCTTTTAGGCATGGGGAGCTATGGTCTAACCTACCTCTGTCTGGATCGGCACAGCGGACAAGAGGTGGCAGTGAAAATGCCCAGACCGAGCAAACGGGCGAAGGCAGTTCAGCTATTGCGGCGCGAGGCTCATATTATGCGGCAGATGGAACACCCCTATATTCCGAAGCTGCTCGAAATTGTCGAACATTCGAACGGAATAGTTGTGGTTATGGAATACATCTCCGGCATGACGTTGGAGGAGCTTATATTTGAACAGGAGCGTTCCTTTACGGAACAGGAATGCATTGTCTACATTTTGGAGTTAATGGAGCGAGTTCTGCATGTGCATGAACGGGGCTATATCCATCGGGATATCCGCATTCCCAATGTGCTTCACCGTGAGGGGAAGCCTTACCTGATCGACTTTGGTCTTGCTCTGGCGTTGGGAGAGCGACAGGAGGATGTATTTACCGAATCCATGCTGGAAAAGCGGGCACCCGAGCGACAAGATGTCGCCGTCTACAGCGATTTGTACGATGTCGGACATTTAATGCTTTTTATGCTGTATAGCAGTTACGAGCCTCAGCCGGATCAACCGCCGGCAAGCTGGCAGGAAGAATTGAAGCTGAGTTCACCTGTGCGTCATATGCTGGAGCGTCTTTTTCAGATTCGGCCACGTTATGAGAATAGCCGACAGTTTATGCAAGAGCTGGAGGAAGCATTGCTGCTGCTTGAGGTTAACCCATAA
- a CDS encoding sensor histidine kinase yields the protein MSRTRKNWRRLHPSSRPGQGGRFRSSLLFRYLVIIVVAMMLLPIVLPATALIYSVLLNWGAELKPKNAYYPSTTHTENSWHREAVALKGATPEQISAHLRKIQQDMFPNSQIFWVDTAGKTRLELPTQPNMPKQWNAAQAIAFMKQASYEGPFTVVAFIGGGKNDVNQGYMVLKVPRSFFEQPPTDSSMFMYYLFFIVLVLGAFIFVSLLFFGGIRRRLLQLQAAMSQRGEDGLPILVTTGRPDEIGKLEEAFNQMVEQLAESRGRERQEEELRKRLVADLSHDIRTPLTVVRSHLYTLDSENLSSRGKQSITLMENKLKDLGSLIDNLLTYNLLASGKYTMNNTPRDILRLVRECVASWYPVWEKEGFEVDIDLPEHSMVWNVDEQGFRRLLDNLFQNVVRHAASGRYIGVQVQKDNGTEALVIVDKGPGMEQQSSEKGAGIGLAITELLAREMNLEREIISSSAGTRIRFLNKT from the coding sequence ATGAGCAGGACGCGCAAAAATTGGAGGAGGCTGCACCCCAGCTCTAGGCCGGGTCAGGGAGGTCGGTTTCGCAGTTCACTGTTGTTCCGTTATCTGGTCATTATTGTGGTTGCTATGATGCTATTGCCCATTGTGTTGCCTGCTACAGCCTTGATATATAGCGTGTTATTGAATTGGGGGGCGGAGCTCAAGCCTAAAAACGCTTACTATCCCTCTACTACCCATACCGAAAATAGCTGGCATCGCGAAGCTGTAGCTTTGAAGGGAGCCACACCAGAGCAAATCTCAGCCCATCTGCGCAAAATACAACAGGATATGTTCCCTAACTCACAAATATTTTGGGTGGATACCGCAGGTAAAACAAGGTTGGAGTTACCGACACAACCTAACATGCCAAAACAATGGAACGCTGCGCAGGCTATAGCTTTTATGAAGCAAGCAAGCTATGAGGGGCCGTTTACGGTAGTAGCCTTTATTGGCGGGGGCAAGAATGATGTGAATCAGGGCTATATGGTGTTAAAAGTGCCCCGTTCGTTCTTTGAACAGCCACCTACAGATAGCAGCATGTTCATGTACTATCTCTTTTTTATCGTATTGGTTCTTGGCGCTTTTATATTCGTATCTCTTCTGTTTTTTGGAGGCATTCGGCGTAGACTGTTGCAGCTTCAGGCCGCCATGTCGCAGCGAGGAGAGGATGGCTTGCCTATTCTTGTTACCACTGGACGCCCGGATGAAATCGGCAAGCTGGAAGAAGCATTTAATCAGATGGTTGAGCAGTTGGCAGAAAGTCGGGGACGTGAGCGTCAAGAGGAAGAGCTGCGGAAGAGACTGGTCGCGGATCTGTCACACGATATTCGGACGCCGCTTACGGTCGTGCGCAGCCATCTGTATACACTAGATAGTGAAAATCTGAGCAGCAGAGGGAAACAGTCGATTACACTGATGGAAAACAAGCTAAAAGACCTTGGGAGTCTGATCGACAATCTGCTCACCTATAATCTGCTAGCTAGTGGGAAATACACTATGAATAACACACCGCGTGATATCCTGCGGCTAGTGCGGGAGTGTGTAGCCAGCTGGTATCCGGTGTGGGAAAAGGAGGGTTTTGAAGTGGATATCGACCTGCCCGAGCATAGTATGGTGTGGAATGTGGATGAGCAAGGTTTCCGTCGTCTGCTGGACAATCTCTTTCAAAATGTAGTTCGCCATGCTGCCTCAGGCCGATATATCGGTGTTCAAGTACAGAAAGATAATGGGACAGAAGCATTGGTCATCGTAGATAAAGGGCCTGGTATGGAGCAACAGTCCAGTGAAAAAGGGGCCGGGATTGGTTTGGCGATTACAGAACTGCTGGCTCGCGAAATGAATTTGGAGAGGGAGATTATCAGTTCATCAGCCGGGACCCGAATCCGTTTTTTAAACAAAACTTAA
- a CDS encoding GntR family transcriptional regulator: protein MKYPTTWLQGASLGERIACELRLQIIRGIQTPGTVLSENQIAADFGTSRSPVREALKALSGEGLIRLERMGAVVVGMTPGDMEELFDVRMLIEHFVVQRYVHSDNATLVTVLNQMIDKMEVALKYRDVVEFSLQDFNFHEALVLEAGHTRILHTWNGMRQLILTVMLAATEQRFASNIEESQVTIHKHRTFANALSQGNAQELSGFIEDHYRDTRNAVNDSVLSPYRKTSS, encoded by the coding sequence ATGAAATATCCAACAACCTGGTTACAGGGCGCATCGCTTGGGGAAAGGATTGCTTGTGAACTTCGGCTTCAGATTATACGGGGTATTCAGACGCCAGGCACTGTTCTATCTGAGAATCAGATTGCTGCCGATTTTGGTACCAGTCGTTCTCCGGTGCGTGAAGCCTTGAAGGCACTCTCGGGCGAAGGACTGATTCGTTTGGAGCGCATGGGGGCGGTTGTCGTCGGCATGACACCCGGTGATATGGAGGAGCTATTCGATGTGCGAATGCTAATTGAGCATTTTGTTGTACAAAGGTATGTACATAGTGATAATGCCACATTGGTGACTGTTTTGAATCAGATGATTGACAAAATGGAAGTCGCTCTCAAGTACAGGGATGTCGTTGAATTTTCTCTTCAGGATTTTAATTTTCATGAGGCTCTGGTTCTGGAAGCAGGCCATACCCGTATTCTTCATACCTGGAATGGTATGAGACAGCTAATCCTGACGGTCATGTTAGCTGCGACAGAACAAAGATTTGCGTCTAACATCGAAGAATCACAAGTCACGATTCACAAACATCGAACCTTTGCAAACGCTTTAAGTCAAGGGAATGCTCAGGAGTTATCGGGATTTATTGAGGATCATTACCGAGATACCCGCAACGCGGTTAACGACAGCGTCCTGTCTCCCTACAGAAAGACGTCGTCCTAG